A single genomic interval of Arachis duranensis cultivar V14167 chromosome 7, aradu.V14167.gnm2.J7QH, whole genome shotgun sequence harbors:
- the LOC107496618 gene encoding uncharacterized protein LOC107496618 — protein MSALLTNDLNELSLKPQIQSETGSECEEEIRGVEGGGGNHVHREGLCAICLDKILLQDTALVKGCEHAYCVTCILRWATYRERVTCPQCKHPFDFLFVHRSLDGSIQDYMFEESVCLLLRAAWFQPLKVENHVEHEDAYDPIEDFYQYQYDYEYDDEDDDDLDEVYYGSSSSLRIGNRRWGDNGYVRSGRLEARPVPRSNFQDPGGASSSSRQPKKKEAAEKVATGRRAKRALKREAADKAAAAKHQQHLVRLGRK, from the exons ATGTCTGCTCTTCTCACCAACGATCTTAACGAACTTTCCCTCAAGCCCCAG aTTCAGAGTGAAACAGGAAGTGAATGTGAAGAGGAGATTCGTGGGGTGGAAGGAGGTGGCGGGAACCATGTTCATCGTGAAGGTCTGTGCGCCATTTGCTTGGACAAGATTCTGCTTCAGGATACTGCTCTTGTAAAAGGTTGCGAGCATGCATACTG CGTGACGTGCATCCTTCGCTGGGCTACTTACAGAGAGAGAGTTACCTGCCCTCAGTGTAAACATCCATTCGACTTCCTCTTTGTCCATCGCTCGCTTGATGGCAG CATCCAGGACTACATGTTCGAGGAGAGTGTTTGCCTACTACTTAGGGCTGCATGGTTTCAACCTCTGAAGGTCGAAAATCACGTGGAGCATGAAGATGCCTACGATCCTATTGAAGATTTTTATCAATATCAATATGATTATGAGTATGATGAcgaggatgatgatgatctAGATGAAGTTTACTATGGTAGCTCATCAAGTCTTCGCATTGGTAACCGGAGATGGGGAGACAATGGTTATGTCAGATCTGGGCGGCTCGAAGCAAGGCCAGTCCCGCGATCAAACTTCCAGGATCCAGGAGGCGCAAGTTCATCATCTCGCCAGCCAAAAAAGAAAGAGGCAGCTGAAAAAGTCGCAACAGGTAGACGGGCTAAAAGGGCATTGAAGCGGGAGGCTGCTGATAAGGCAGCAGCGGCAAAGCATCAGCAGCATCTAGTGAGGTTGGGCAGGAAGTAG
- the LOC107496619 gene encoding protein LATERAL ROOT PRIMORDIUM 1, whose translation MWPSRSLNYGLAPPDMPPGMVGLRDVFVVAPASSFHHHHHHHNDAVLSSSDLHHLSNNSSNNPATALGVGVGVGVIPLLTATPCLDQENILTGRARTAASGGTTGGGIQFWQEQQPHHHQYLKKQGFIDHNIGANLVPGGGSGSGSGDGGASNSGGGTTTCQDCGNQAKKDCAHRRCRTCCKSRGFDCPTHVKSTWVPAARRRERQLITGTTPSTAAAVAGSSGSTSGAKKPRLISSQTTTNSHTSTSNTTPPRSFDTSSSHQDASFKEKLPGQIRAPAVFKCVRVTSVDDEQDEYAYQAVVKIGGRVFKGFLYDQGHQNHSNRDSNNSNNNVYPNLSELHLGGGGGGGSGGGGRNGVSSSSPMLDPSDVYAASGGGGGGGVGGLLGGSTYGNPIN comes from the exons ATGTGGCCTTCCAGGTCCCTCAACTACGGCCTCGCACCTCCCGACATGCCTCCAGGAATGGTTGGACTCCGCGACGTCTTCGTCGTCGCTCCGGCCTCCTccttccaccaccaccaccaccaccacaacgATGCCGTCTTGTCCTCCTCCGATCTTCACCATCTCAGCAACAATTCCTCCAACAATCCCGCAACTGCACTCGGCGTTGGAGTTGGAGTCGGTGTCATCCCTCTCCTCACCGCAACGCCGTGTCTCGATCAGGAAAATATTCTCACCGGAAGAGCCAGAACCGCCGCCTCTGGAGGTACTACCGGCGGCGGAATTCAATTCTGGCAGGAACAACAACCGCATCATCATCAGTACCTGAAGAAGCAGGGTTTTATAGACCACAATATCGGAGCCAATTTGGTTCCCGGTGGAGGCAGCGGAAGCGGCAGCGGCGATGGCGGTGCTTCCAACAGCGGCGGTGGAACAACCACGTGTCAAGATTGCGGGAACCAAGCGAAGAAGGATTGTGCACATAGGAGGTGCAGAACTTGCTGCAAGAGTAGGGGTTTTGATTGCCCTACTCACGTGAAGAGCACGTGGGTTCCAGCTGCGCGCCGGAGGGAGCGCCAGCTCATCACTGGCACGACTCCGTCGACGGCCGCTGCGGTTGCCGGTTCTAGCGGTTCAACTTCCGGCGCCAAGAAACCTCGGTTGATTTCTTCACAGACAACAACAAATTCTCACACTTCAACTTCCAACACCACTCCTCCTAGAAGCTTCGACACTTCTTCTAGCCATCaag ATGCGAGTTTCAAGGAGAAATTGCCTGGTCAAATAAGAGCACCAGCAGTGTTCAAGTGTGTGAGAGTCACGTCAGTGGACGATGAACAAGATGAGTATGCATATCAAGCCGTTGTGAAGATCGGTGGCCGTGTCTTCAAAGGCTTTCTCTATGATCAAGGCCATCAGAATCATAGTAATAGAGATagcaataatagtaataataatgtgTATCCTAATCTTTCTGAGCTCCATTTAGGTGGTGGCGGCGGTGGTGGCAGCGGCGGTGGTGGTAGAAATGGGGTTTCATCATCCTCCCCAATGCTTGATCCTTCTGATGTTTATGCAGCTtcaggtggtggtggtggtggtggtgttgggGGGTTACTGGGAGGTTCAACCTATGGTAATCCAAtaaattga